AACATCGGCGCCGGTGCCAACGGCCTCACCCTCAACTTCCAGGCGCTCGATCTGCGCTCCTGTGAGCTGAGTAACGTGACCAGCACTACCTTCTAAGCAAGCGGAAAATTAGGCGGCATCGGGGCCCGTCCCCGGTGTCGCCTATCGTCTAATCCACCCAGACGTCCTGCTACTGTCGTGTAGGCCGGTTGCCGCGACGGTGAACGCTACCGTCACCCCCCTTTGCGGTCGAACTCGGCGTGGGCCAAACGGCTGAGGCCTCAGAAAGAAGTCCGTTGGCACGCAGAAGCCCTCGGTTCCACTTCTCAGTCTCCTTCAGTCGATACCTCTCATCTGTCGGCGGCCCAACGCGAGCACCATGCTCTCGCTTCGTGCCGCTACACCCAGCTGCTCAGTGTCTGTACGGAGTAGCACCTTAGAACCCGGGACGGTTCGCAGCAGATGGCGAGAACATCAGAACAAGACTACGAAAGGGTGGAATCACTCGTTGAAGACCTACTCGCTTGCAGCGGCGAGTTGCGCGCAGAGCGACTCAGATCAATTGAGACTGAAACGCCCCACTTGATCGATCGTGTCAAGGCACTGCTGACTGCAGACAAGCGCATAGAGCAACAGGGGGTTTATGGCTGAACCCGCGTCCAACGAGTGGTCGGACGTCGGTGCGGAGCAGGGTGCCTCGACGACGCCAATTCCCGACAAGACCGGTCGCTACCGGATTCTGTGTCACCTGGGGAGCGGCGGCATGGGCAGCGTCTACCTGGCGGAGCAAACTGAACCGGTGCATCGGCGGGTGGCGCTGAAGGTAACCCACGCTTTCGAGTCCGAGCCCGACCGCGCCCGCTTCGCCGTGGAAGCGTAGGCGTTGGCGAGCATGCAACACGTGAACATCGCGACGCCCTACGACAGCGGCACAACATCCACAGGCACGCCCTTCGTGGTGATGGAACTCGTGGCCGACGCAACGAACATCATCCAGTGGTGTGATCAAATCAATGCCACGATCGAGCAACGCCTGCCGCTGTTTGGCCAGGTGTGTTCTGGCATCGCTCACGCTCATCAACGGGGGCTGCTGCATCGGGACATCAAACCCGGGAGCATTCTCGTCACACTGGTGGACGAGCAGCCAGCGGTCAAGGTGATCGACTTCGGCATCGCGCGCAGTTTCACTGCGACCAGCGGCGGCGGCGTAGCGGATGCCTCTGTCGCAGGCTCGCCAACGTTCATGAGCCCCGAAGCACTCGGAGCCGACGGTAACGTTGATCTCGATACGCGCAGCGACATCTACTCGCTCGGCTTGCTGTTGCGCGAACTACTTACCGGCGATCTTCCGTTTCTACCGGATCCATCTCTTGGCGCGTTGTTCGAGCGCCTGCGTAGCGGGCGTAGCATCGGCCCCGCGCAGTGGCTAGCTGGTCAGGATGAGGTGCGCCTGAAGCAGGTTGCCGCGCACCGGCAAATCTCGCCGATCACCCTGCAACGGACGATCGCCGGCGACCTCGACGCCATCGTGCGTAAAGCCATGGCGTACGAGCGACAGCAAAGGTACGGCTAGGTACGCGATTTGGCGAAGGACATCGAACGGCATCCGCAACACAAGCCGATCGAAGCACGCGCGCCGGAGTGGCCGTACCTAGCGCGGCGCATCGTACGCAGGCACCGCGCCGGTGGCGGCGGCCACGCTCGCGCTCGCCACGCTGATGACCTTCGCCGTGAGCATGACGCTGCAAGCAGGTCGTATCGCCGCGCAGCGAGACCGCGCGAACCAGGAGGCCGCTGCGAAGGACATCGTGGCCGACTTCCTCACCGACTTGTTTGCAGAGGCAGAGAGATTTCCGAGCAGGCCGTCGCCCTGAATCACCAACTGTATGGTGATGAGCACGTGGAAACGGCAAGGGCACAGAATGCCCTCGGTTCGCTGTACCATCGCGACGGCAACAGCAGGGAGGCGGAGTCGCTATTACGCCAATCCGTGCGGATACTTCGCGCTCAACTCGGAAACGAGCATCTGGAAACACTGCGCGCGGAGCGCGCGCTGGCGGCCCTGCTGAGTCGCGCGGGTCAGTACGATGAGGGAGAGGAGATTCTGCTGCGGGTAGTGGCAGGGTTCGAACGCCTGCTGGGCGTTGAGGCGAAGGAAACGCTCACTAGCAAGCGCAACCTTGCCGTGCTGCTTGCCCGTCGGGGTCGACTGGAAGAGGCGAGACCGCTCCCTCTCGAGGCCTTGACCGGACTGCAGCGTGTCGTGGGCGAGGACCATCCGCTCACACTGGACGTCCTCTCCATCGTGGCGATTGTCTATGCAAGGCAGGGTGAGTTAACGGAAGCGCAGGCCTACTTCGATCGGGCGTTGGCGGGGTATGGGCGCGCGGCCGGGGTCGACCATCCCTCCACCCTGAGCGCCAAGGCCAACGTGGCGGCCACGCTGATTCAGCAAGGACGGGTCAGTGAAGCGGAACCTCTGCTGCAGGAAACCCTCTCCGAGCGCCGGCGGGTACAGGGGGACGAGCACCCGCAGACGATCACGACATGGCTAAATCTCACCGCGGCTTATCATCACCTGGGTCGCGCGGACAAGGCGCTGAGCGCTTATGTCGATGCGCTTGCGCTGCAAAGACGGGTCATTGGTGAGGGGCATCCCAACACGATAAGGGCCGGCATTGGTCTCGCGGACGTGTATTTGGAGCAAGAGCGCCACGCCGATGCACAAGAGTGGTATCGCGCCGCTACGATAGACCTACCACCACTGATCGGTGAGGATACCCACTCGTGGTGCACTCGCAGTATCGCCTCGCTGTTACGCTCACCAGGCAGGGCCGCCACGCCGACGCTGTTCCGCTCTACGCACAAGCAGCGCAACGATCCAGTCGGGTGCATGGGGGGCGGCACTACTACACGACGCGCATGATGTACGATCAGGCATGTGGCCTGGCAGCGCTAGGTGAAGCCACCGCCGCGATGGAGCGGCTGGCGGCCGCAGTAGCGGCAGGCTTTGCCGATGCGCAGCTGATGCGGGACGAGCCCGGGCTCAGCTCCC
Above is a window of Pseudomonadota bacterium DNA encoding:
- a CDS encoding protein kinase is translated as MQHVNIATPYDSGTTSTGTPFVVMELVADATNIIQWCDQINATIEQRLPLFGQVCSGIAHAHQRGLLHRDIKPGSILVTLVDEQPAVKVIDFGIARSFTATSGGGVADASVAGSPTFMSPEALGADGNVDLDTRSDIYSLGLLLRELLTGDLPFLPDPSLGALFERLRSGRSIGPAQWLAGQDEVRLKQVAAHRQISPITLQRTIAGDLDAIVRKAMAYERQQRYG
- a CDS encoding tetratricopeptide repeat protein; translated protein: MHSQYRLAVTLTRQGRHADAVPLYAQAAQRSSRVHGGRHYYTTRMMYDQACGLAALGEATAAMERLAAAVAAGFADAQLMRDEPGLSSLYGPDFEALAQRAGPNPDKMPDDLAAGLILVRREH